A segment of the Gemmatimonadaceae bacterium genome:
CGCGCTCGTCCAGCTGGGACTCGAGCGCGAGTGGCTGACGTCATTGCCCGGCGTGCTCGGGCTGGACGGCGTGCAGGTCACGATTCGCGACGTGCGCCGCGCGGAGATCTCGTGCGCAAAGGTGGACTTCGAGATCCCGCCGCAACCGCACGGGCGACACCTGCACCACATTCGCGCGATCGTCGACAAGACTTCCGCGCCGCCGAAGGTCAAACAGCTCGCCGAC
Coding sequences within it:
- the larC gene encoding nickel insertion protein; amino-acid sequence: MRVAIFDPFSGVAGDMALGALVQLGLEREWLTSLPGVLGLDGVQVTIRDVRRAEISCAKVDFEIPPQPHGRHLHHIRAIVDKTSAPPKVKQLAD